A part of Candidatus Saccharibacteria bacterium genomic DNA contains:
- a CDS encoding class I SAM-dependent methyltransferase, protein MVKQTQGEKSFWNDADMAAYFAAKPADPRIRDFVATHYAHPSGQSALDLGCGGGRHSEFLAEAGFDVVSVDPNEGMRRATRIRLASKGLTATIREGEILAIPSPDEQFDLVVTTGVLHQANTSAEYEHALSELHRVMKRGAFVCLNIFTNAAWDPTYQTVSRDGYSVMTAEDLPMTLWPRNHFLERMEWRGFALVSDYPEEVREENTGNRAVYRANFQKRQI, encoded by the coding sequence ATGGTTAAGCAGACACAGGGTGAGAAGAGTTTTTGGAATGATGCGGACATGGCGGCGTATTTCGCCGCAAAACCTGCGGATCCACGAATCCGGGATTTCGTCGCGACGCATTATGCGCATCCAAGCGGCCAATCCGCACTCGACTTGGGATGTGGCGGCGGTCGTCATAGTGAATTTCTTGCTGAGGCGGGGTTCGACGTCGTCAGCGTCGATCCAAACGAAGGGATGCGTCGTGCCACACGGATACGCCTCGCTTCAAAGGGACTTACTGCGACGATACGCGAAGGCGAGATTCTCGCTATTCCTTCGCCTGATGAACAGTTCGATCTCGTCGTGACAACAGGTGTACTCCATCAGGCAAATACGTCAGCCGAGTATGAGCACGCGCTCAGTGAACTGCACCGAGTGATGAAACGAGGAGCGTTTGTGTGCCTAAATATCTTTACGAATGCCGCTTGGGATCCGACGTACCAAACAGTAAGCAGGGACGGGTATTCGGTGATGACTGCAGAGGATTTACCCATGACGCTATGGCCGCGTAATCATTTTCTTGAGCGTATGGAATGGCGTGGTTTTGCACTAGTTTCGGATTATCCCGAAGAAGTGCGCGAAGAAAACACCGGGAATAGGGCTGTTTACCGTGCAAACTTTCAGAAACGACAAATATAA
- a CDS encoding DUF1864 family protein: MTFQRVRELDPLGIDRELRDLPALNGSADIGAIGTIVDGVVARLDTTTYDKDSATAAMRDLDFLLSSSLRHGADLVVEGGRIESVLLGLGKIACMIPRGTVSTYALANPRGERERSFTGSPEERLFIESVRSGAESVESSLETYVNEGKIAGLAAMESSIADMITSIIDVKRGVSPAYFSGQLRPYFEPLTIGGKLYAGSGGAQLQFIAVDYLLWGVDCDNPFYQNYFADNVRYLSPEQRAYLKLGIHKNDGKSILRSAIEDNDGQLSKQAIRVLQCLKKFRYPHRKLARDNFKIRPDGSVGSGVYTTDILDVLLNETIGAIEKLEGIAHE; the protein is encoded by the coding sequence ATGACTTTTCAGAGAGTACGTGAGCTTGATCCGCTCGGAATTGACCGGGAGCTTCGAGACCTTCCGGCTCTTAATGGATCAGCTGACATTGGCGCCATCGGCACAATTGTCGACGGTGTTGTCGCCCGTCTCGATACGACAACTTACGACAAGGATTCAGCGACGGCAGCAATGCGGGACCTCGACTTTCTTCTCAGTTCCAGTCTCCGGCACGGAGCTGATTTAGTAGTTGAAGGCGGCAGGATCGAGTCAGTCCTGCTCGGTTTAGGGAAAATTGCTTGCATGATCCCCCGAGGTACCGTATCGACATACGCGCTTGCCAATCCTCGAGGCGAGCGAGAACGGTCATTTACAGGTTCACCCGAAGAGCGCTTGTTTATCGAGTCTGTACGAAGCGGAGCAGAAAGTGTCGAGTCTAGCCTCGAGACATACGTCAACGAAGGAAAAATTGCTGGTCTTGCCGCGATGGAGAGTAGTATCGCTGACATGATTACCTCTATCATCGACGTGAAGCGCGGCGTGTCACCTGCGTACTTCAGTGGTCAGCTCAGGCCGTATTTCGAGCCACTGACGATAGGTGGTAAGTTGTATGCAGGTTCGGGTGGTGCGCAACTTCAATTTATCGCAGTCGACTACCTGCTATGGGGCGTGGATTGTGACAATCCATTCTATCAGAATTACTTCGCCGACAATGTCCGCTATCTCAGTCCCGAACAACGTGCGTATCTCAAACTAGGTATCCACAAAAACGACGGCAAAAGCATTTTACGGTCAGCTATCGAAGATAACGACGGTCAGCTGTCTAAGCAGGCGATACGTGTTCTGCAATGTCTCAAAAAGTTTCGCTACCCGCATCGCAAGCTTGCACGTGATAACTTCAAGATCCGCCCTGACGGTAGCGTGGGTAGTGGCGTCTATACGACTGACATCCTTGATGTATTGCTCAATGAGACAATTGGAGCGATAGAGAAACTCGAAGGAATCGCGCATGAGTAA
- the rpsJ gene encoding 30S ribosomal protein S10, whose protein sequence is MAESKAQPEGLRIRIRLKAYDHKVIDQSAKQIIETALRTGASIAGPVPLPTRRSTYTVVKSPHVYKMGGEAFEMRVHKRLIDITNATPKTIDSLQNLSLPSGVDAEIRM, encoded by the coding sequence ATGGCAGAGAGTAAAGCACAGCCAGAAGGCTTACGTATTCGTATTCGCCTAAAGGCCTACGATCACAAAGTAATCGATCAGTCAGCAAAACAAATTATAGAAACAGCCTTGCGCACCGGTGCTAGCATCGCCGGCCCCGTGCCATTGCCAACACGCCGTAGCACCTACACGGTTGTGAAAAGCCCGCACGTGTACAAAATGGGTGGTGAAGCGTTTGAAATGCGCGTTCACAAGCGTCTTATTGACATTACCAATGCGACGCCAAAAACGATCGACAGCTTACAGAATCTCAGCCTGCCTAGTGGCGTAGACGCTGAAATCCGCATGTAA
- a CDS encoding DUF4065 domain-containing protein yields the protein MSKHSIYNVARYIVSSYMGDDLTSLKLQKLTYYCQAWSLAWDGSPLFDEDFQAWSNGPVCVDLYKKHAKTFEIAKDFLSESEVDNFTDSQKETMNSVINYYGQKKAYELSSLTHNELPWIKARGDTPQGYPSNTIIEKEIMQEYYGGL from the coding sequence ATGAGTAAACATTCTATATATAATGTAGCCAGGTATATAGTAAGTAGCTATATGGGTGATGATTTGACCTCCCTAAAGCTTCAAAAGCTTACTTATTATTGTCAGGCATGGTCATTGGCATGGGACGGGTCTCCTCTTTTTGATGAAGATTTTCAAGCATGGTCAAATGGCCCTGTTTGTGTAGATCTGTATAAAAAACATGCGAAAACATTCGAAATAGCAAAAGACTTTCTTTCTGAAAGCGAGGTTGATAACTTTACTGATTCCCAGAAAGAGACAATGAACTCAGTCATCAACTACTACGGCCAGAAGAAGGCCTATGAGCTGAGTTCACTTACGCATAATGAGCTACCTTGGATAAAAGCTCGCGGAGACACACCCCAGGGCTACCCATCAAATACTATTATCGAAAAAGAGATTATGCAGGAATACTACGGTGGGCTATAG
- the tuf gene encoding elongation factor Tu, which produces MADFDRSKPHVNVGTMGHVDHGKTTLTAAITSVLAKRLPSATNKPVAYDQIDNAPEEKARGITIASSHQEYESEKRHYAHVDMPGHADYVKNMITGAAQIDGAILVVAANDGPLPQTREHVLLAHQVNVPKIVVFLNKMDLADPELVELVEMDVRELLTKNGYDGDNAPIIKGSATKALEGDSASEDAIMELVKALDDYIDEPKRELDKPFLMPIEDVFSIKGRGTVATGRIEQGVIKLNDAVEIVGIKPTQNSVVTGIEAFKKNLDQGQAGDNAGLLLRGIEREQIERGQVVVKPGSLTPHTEFDAEVYILKKEEGGRHTPFSKGYKPQFYFRTTDVTGEVELPADKEMVMPGDTVTFKVKLLAPIAMEQGLNFAIREGGRTVGAGVVTKINK; this is translated from the coding sequence ATGGCAGACTTCGACCGAAGCAAGCCCCACGTGAACGTCGGCACAATGGGCCACGTTGACCACGGTAAAACAACTCTTACGGCAGCTATTACGAGCGTGCTGGCAAAGCGCCTTCCAAGCGCTACCAACAAACCAGTTGCCTATGACCAAATTGACAATGCACCTGAAGAGAAGGCTCGTGGTATCACCATCGCTAGCTCTCACCAGGAATACGAGTCAGAGAAGCGTCACTACGCGCATGTTGACATGCCAGGTCACGCCGACTATGTGAAGAACATGATCACTGGTGCCGCACAAATCGACGGCGCGATCCTTGTGGTTGCTGCCAATGACGGCCCATTACCACAGACCCGCGAGCACGTATTGCTAGCTCACCAGGTCAATGTGCCAAAGATTGTTGTATTCCTCAACAAAATGGACCTAGCTGATCCAGAGCTTGTCGAGCTTGTTGAAATGGACGTTCGCGAACTACTCACCAAGAACGGCTACGACGGCGACAACGCTCCGATTATCAAGGGTTCTGCTACCAAGGCCCTCGAAGGCGATTCTGCTTCCGAGGATGCAATCATGGAACTTGTCAAAGCTCTTGACGACTACATCGACGAGCCAAAGCGTGAACTCGACAAACCATTCCTCATGCCTATCGAGGACGTATTCTCGATCAAGGGCCGTGGTACAGTTGCGACTGGTCGTATTGAACAGGGTGTCATTAAGCTTAACGATGCAGTTGAAATTGTTGGTATTAAGCCAACCCAGAACTCAGTTGTCACTGGTATCGAAGCTTTCAAAAAGAACCTCGACCAAGGCCAAGCTGGCGACAACGCTGGGTTGTTGCTCCGCGGTATTGAGCGCGAACAAATCGAGCGCGGTCAGGTAGTGGTCAAGCCAGGTAGCCTGACACCACACACTGAATTTGACGCCGAAGTCTACATTTTGAAGAAGGAAGAAGGTGGCCGCCACACACCATTCAGCAAGGGTTACAAGCCGCAGTTCTACTTCCGCACCACAGACGTGACGGGTGAAGTTGAACTGCCTGCTGACAAAGAAATGGTTATGCCAGGCGACACTGTTACCTTTAAGGTAAAACTGCTTGCTCCAATTGCTATGGAGCAGGGTCTCAACTTTGCTATCCGCGAAGGTGGTCGCACAGTTGGTGCTGGTGTCGTGACAAAGATCAATAAGTAG
- a CDS encoding NUDIX domain-containing protein, which translates to MTKLRVIIRALIIDSNKILLARNKDANFWYPPGGGWEFEDESVKDSVKREVTEETGYSVHVDSLL; encoded by the coding sequence ATGACTAAGCTAAGAGTAATCATCCGCGCGCTCATTATAGACAGCAATAAGATACTGCTCGCCCGCAACAAAGATGCAAACTTTTGGTACCCACCCGGGGGAGGCTGGGAGTTTGAGGACGAATCGGTAAAAGACAGTGTAAAACGTGAGGTTACCGAAGAAACTGGCTACAGCGTTCATGTTGATTCTCTACTATAG
- a CDS encoding IS1595 family transposase: MQDKHQSLSKYTVQQFNKEYPDDTACLRAVLKNRYAETCPRCGTIGVKWHPITGRKGFVCSECDSHVYPLAGTIFENSTTSLWSWFYVIYLFSVARNGISAREVERQLGVTYKTAWRMCRQIRLLMQDKTPMLEGTVEVDETYIGGRHRRKYGFSKKAPVFGAIERGGYVKTVHVKSTGARVLLPQIYSKVKTKTSVYSDDYRAYKKLAWFGYEHASVNHSRWQWADGDVCTNTIEGYWSHLKRSIRGTHCWVSKKHLQLYLDEHSFRYNHRSEVIFPYLIQRVWTLS, translated from the coding sequence ATGCAAGATAAGCACCAATCCTTATCAAAATACACAGTCCAACAATTTAACAAAGAATATCCAGACGACACAGCGTGTTTGCGTGCAGTGCTGAAAAATCGCTACGCCGAAACATGCCCTCGTTGCGGCACTATCGGGGTAAAATGGCATCCGATTACTGGACGCAAGGGATTCGTCTGTTCTGAATGCGACAGCCATGTTTATCCGCTCGCAGGAACGATATTCGAAAACTCAACCACAAGTCTGTGGAGCTGGTTTTATGTGATCTATCTATTCTCAGTCGCTCGAAATGGCATATCGGCAAGAGAAGTAGAACGCCAACTTGGCGTCACTTATAAAACAGCATGGCGCATGTGCAGACAAATACGTTTACTCATGCAAGATAAAACCCCAATGCTCGAAGGAACTGTTGAAGTAGATGAAACCTACATCGGTGGTAGACATCGCAGGAAGTATGGTTTTTCAAAAAAAGCACCCGTATTCGGAGCTATTGAGAGAGGTGGATATGTTAAAACAGTCCATGTTAAAAGTACTGGAGCAAGAGTTCTCTTGCCGCAAATCTATTCAAAGGTGAAAACAAAAACAAGTGTTTATAGTGACGACTATCGTGCATATAAAAAGCTTGCGTGGTTTGGCTATGAGCACGCTTCCGTAAATCACTCTAGATGGCAATGGGCCGATGGTGATGTTTGCACTAACACAATTGAAGGATACTGGAGCCACCTTAAACGCTCCATTCGCGGAACTCACTGTTGGGTATCGAAAAAACACCTACAATTATATCTAGACGAACATTCGTTTCGATACAATCACCGAAGCGAGGTTATTTTCCCGTACTTGATTCAACGGGTTTGGACGCTTTCTTGA
- a CDS encoding DEAD/DEAH box helicase encodes MPYINRGKQHARPSYNGTPRPGGTRGRNRPRPQTGGRGQKRGKSSVIHPSKYINKAVQPADEVAYDAQHSFADFAFGPELAANIASKGYVTPSPIQDQAIKPILNGQDVIGLANTGTGKTAAFLLPIIEHLRGVALRPSVLVVTPTRELAQQIDAEFRIFARGMNLYSTLVVGGMNIDRQIRDLRRRPHIVIGTPGRMIDLLDRRELHCQNMGVLVLDEADRMLDMGFLPNIRRIVAEMPRQRQTLFFSATITPEIQALTSQFLDNPVTISVRTSETSDHVEQDVVEYRGADDKYDQLVALLRKDHYDKVLVFCGKKFGAQRLADKLNKTELSAAAIHGNKSQSQRQRALDAFKSGKVAVLVATDVAARGLDIPNVSHVINYDTPQVYEDYIHRIGRTGRGGAKGHAHTFVEV; translated from the coding sequence ATGCCCTATATCAACAGAGGGAAACAACATGCTCGACCGAGCTATAATGGCACACCGCGACCAGGTGGTACGCGTGGACGCAATCGACCGAGGCCGCAGACTGGTGGCCGTGGTCAAAAACGTGGTAAAAGCAGCGTGATTCACCCCAGCAAATACATTAACAAAGCGGTTCAGCCAGCCGACGAGGTGGCGTATGACGCGCAGCATAGTTTTGCAGATTTTGCCTTTGGCCCAGAGCTCGCGGCCAACATCGCCAGTAAAGGTTACGTGACGCCAAGCCCAATTCAAGACCAAGCGATCAAGCCAATTCTAAACGGGCAAGATGTGATTGGGCTTGCCAACACCGGGACCGGCAAAACCGCCGCCTTTTTGCTGCCAATTATTGAACATCTGCGCGGGGTAGCCCTGCGCCCCAGTGTACTGGTAGTGACGCCAACTCGGGAGCTTGCCCAGCAGATTGACGCTGAATTTCGAATTTTTGCAAGAGGCATGAACCTGTACTCTACACTAGTAGTCGGTGGAATGAATATTGATCGTCAAATTCGTGACCTACGCCGTCGCCCGCACATCGTCATTGGTACGCCAGGCCGAATGATCGACTTACTTGATAGGCGTGAGCTGCACTGTCAGAATATGGGCGTGCTGGTACTGGATGAAGCTGACCGCATGCTTGATATGGGCTTTTTGCCCAACATCCGCCGGATTGTCGCGGAAATGCCTCGCCAGCGCCAAACGCTATTTTTTAGCGCTACTATTACGCCTGAAATTCAGGCACTGACATCTCAGTTTTTGGATAACCCCGTGACAATTAGTGTGCGTACGTCTGAAACGAGCGACCACGTCGAGCAAGATGTGGTTGAATATCGCGGTGCTGATGATAAGTATGACCAGCTCGTGGCGCTGCTACGCAAAGACCACTACGACAAAGTACTGGTGTTTTGTGGCAAAAAGTTTGGCGCCCAGCGCCTAGCCGACAAACTAAACAAAACAGAACTATCGGCAGCAGCAATTCATGGTAACAAATCGCAGAGTCAGCGTCAGCGAGCGCTTGATGCCTTTAAATCAGGCAAAGTTGCGGTACTGGTAGCGACCGATGTCGCGGCCCGTGGCCTTGACATTCCCAATGTTAGCCACGTCATTAACTACGACACACCCCAGGTGTACGAAGACTACATTCACCGCATTGGCCGGACTGGTCGTGGTGGGGCCAAGGGCCACGCCCACACCTTTGTTGAAGTCTAG
- a CDS encoding transposase, whose product MPNKNTVKIFVANTYYHVYSRGWNLNKIFRDESDYKYFELLLMRAFAPEAVADERGRLYRNFYNDARLNAYCLMGNHFHLLVHIYDESGLSRAMKSILTSYSMYFNKKYKQRGKPVRVYV is encoded by the coding sequence ATGCCCAATAAAAATACAGTTAAGATTTTTGTCGCAAATACCTATTATCACGTATATAGCCGTGGTTGGAATCTGAATAAAATATTTCGAGATGAGAGTGATTACAAATACTTCGAATTACTATTGATGCGCGCGTTCGCCCCCGAGGCTGTCGCAGATGAACGAGGGCGGCTATATCGCAACTTTTATAACGACGCGCGCCTTAATGCCTACTGTCTCATGGGAAACCATTTCCACCTCCTTGTACATATCTACGACGAGTCAGGACTGAGCAGGGCAATGAAAAGCATCCTCACTTCGTATTCCATGTATTTCAACAAAAAGTACAAACAACGCGGCAAGCCTGTTCGAGTCTACGTATAA
- a CDS encoding GrpB family protein — protein sequence MALARGTMRLESYKEAWVERFEDEADRLRAIFGDRAPIEHIGSTAIPGMMAKPIIDMMVGVESLDVVSQAMVAKLENMGYRSMPDRVTQDEIFMPKGPDSRRTHYLHIVPRSNRRWHNTVLFRNYLRAHPAAREEYADLKRKLAIQYPDDRASYTDAKTGFVADILRRATQ from the coding sequence ATGGCACTAGCACGCGGAACCATGCGCTTAGAAAGTTATAAAGAGGCCTGGGTGGAACGGTTTGAAGATGAAGCCGATCGGCTGCGAGCAATATTCGGCGACAGGGCGCCAATTGAACATATCGGCAGCACAGCAATCCCGGGTATGATGGCTAAGCCGATCATTGACATGATGGTGGGAGTTGAAAGCCTCGACGTTGTGAGCCAAGCTATGGTAGCAAAGCTCGAGAATATGGGCTACCGCTCCATGCCCGATCGGGTTACTCAGGACGAAATATTCATGCCGAAAGGTCCTGATAGTCGCAGGACGCACTATTTGCACATTGTACCGCGGAGTAATAGACGCTGGCACAATACCGTACTGTTTCGAAATTATCTACGCGCGCATCCGGCGGCTAGGGAAGAATATGCTGACCTGAAGCGAAAGCTTGCAATCCAGTATCCTGATGATCGCGCTAGCTATACCGACGCAAAGACCGGTTTTGTTGCCGATATCTTGCGCCGAGCTACACAGTAG